One window from the genome of Moraxella nasibovis encodes:
- a CDS encoding IS110 family transposase, producing MTYYVGIDVSKHKLDVAWLKELSTMKVKTKVFNNHFDDFEHIIHWLKTNLGASVSFNDIHLIMEATGVYHEPLAYYLHDLGFKVSIINPAFVKHYADSLGVRQKTDKKDSIVLARYGRATHPDAWIAPSIEARHLKSLLSRLDALNEDLQREENRKEKAEVADTTPIVKQSIDEMIVALKLAISKLNDDIDTHINNHPKLKEEQTLLQSIKGVGQVVSRQMLSLFNTKQFNNAKQVSAFLGLIPKQQESGLFKGRSRLAKTGNAQLRAKLYMAAVVATKYNPDIKDQYERLQQNGKCKMQALCACMRKLVQICFGVIKHQTPYTPQVRIDNMA from the coding sequence ATGACTTATTATGTTGGTATTGATGTTAGCAAGCACAAGCTGGATGTGGCTTGGCTTAAAGAGTTAAGTACAATGAAAGTCAAAACCAAAGTCTTTAATAATCACTTTGATGACTTTGAACACATCATTCATTGGCTTAAAACCAATCTTGGTGCAAGTGTCAGCTTTAACGACATTCATCTTATTATGGAAGCCACAGGGGTATATCACGAACCTTTGGCGTATTATTTACACGATTTAGGCTTTAAAGTCTCTATCATCAATCCTGCCTTTGTCAAACACTATGCGGACAGTTTAGGCGTAAGACAAAAGACAGATAAAAAAGACAGTATTGTCCTTGCCAGATATGGCAGAGCCACCCACCCTGATGCTTGGATTGCCCCAAGTATTGAAGCTCGTCATTTAAAGTCTTTGCTTTCTCGTCTTGATGCTCTAAATGAAGACTTACAGCGAGAAGAAAACCGCAAAGAAAAAGCAGAAGTGGCAGACACAACCCCCATTGTTAAACAATCCATTGACGAGATGATTGTGGCATTAAAATTGGCAATCAGCAAATTAAACGATGACATTGACACTCATATCAACAACCACCCCAAACTTAAAGAAGAGCAAACACTCTTACAAAGCATCAAAGGAGTGGGACAGGTGGTGTCAAGACAAATGCTTAGTTTGTTTAATACCAAACAATTTAACAATGCCAAACAAGTCTCTGCTTTTTTAGGGTTGATTCCCAAACAACAAGAATCAGGATTGTTTAAAGGCAGATCAAGACTTGCCAAAACAGGCAATGCTCAATTAAGAGCTAAGCTGTATATGGCAGCAGTCGTTGCCACCAAGTACAATCCAGACATTAAAGACCAATACGAACGCTTACAACAAAATGGCAAATGCAAAATGCAAGCTTTATGTGCTTGTATGCGTAAATTGGTGCAAATCTG